The following coding sequences are from one Microbacterium sp. SORGH_AS_0969 window:
- a CDS encoding Rne/Rng family ribonuclease: MADASDEQIPTEQIAPDAAVEQDASSDATASPEALTVDEEEGAVQDAESAAALDTAPPAVLDETPAEEAPADAVSAEGVQDAEPAVADPATDSATEDAADADAPAPANETSAEAAPAPDTADETSTAEKPTAEVPEAEKTAEVAASEAPAEETPAPQKPERPTAVSLGLLPEVFVSAVSTQLHFYAPEPLPTALRDDSDDRGFRDDRDDEAPVERTSANARRRNRRRGGAAASSADDQDDAPAAPPRQRAVEVVTEPQRIKGSTRLEAKKQRRRDGREAGRRRPVVTEAEFLARREAVDRVMVVRSKAGRIQIAVLEDNVLVEHYVARNQDASLIGNVYLGRVQNVLPSMEAAFVDIGRGRNAVLYSGEVDWDGIDTGNQPRRIELALKSGDRVLVQVTKDPVGHKGARLTSQISLPGRYLVYVPNGTMNGISRKLPDTERARLKKILKEVLPESSGVIVRTAAEGATEEQLTRDVQRLTSQWEHVSSQLQTIQAPALLHSEPDLLVKIVRDVFNEDFTRMLIQGDEALQTISNYLAGVAPDLLERVEKYEGEQDPFDAFRVTEQIEKALDRKVWLPSGGSLVIDRTEAMTVVDVNTGKFVGSGGNLEETVTKNNLEAAEEIVRQLRLRDIGGIIVVDFIDMVLESNRDLVLRRLIECLSRDRTKHQVAEVTSLGLVQMTRKKLGLGLLETFSEACEVCAGRGVVVHHDPVVRHRTGTNGNGNGTGGSNNRRTRGGNGNGNASSNGSNNGNGAPAGNGGAAAAAGGTHVITEGVKSALAQIAASTIHPTVEDPAIVEAAVVASVEAVLDAKVEAPVREKRPRKKREPKTPRTEKDALLESVLEALPEPKAPGQGRSRRRVTTAALTGTPVDAQPSSD, translated from the coding sequence ATGGCAGACGCAAGCGACGAACAGATCCCCACTGAGCAGATCGCGCCCGACGCCGCAGTCGAGCAGGACGCTTCCTCCGACGCCACCGCGTCCCCCGAGGCGCTGACGGTCGACGAGGAAGAGGGCGCGGTCCAGGATGCCGAGAGCGCCGCGGCGCTCGACACGGCTCCTCCCGCGGTGCTCGACGAGACGCCCGCCGAAGAAGCGCCCGCCGACGCGGTGTCCGCCGAGGGCGTGCAGGACGCTGAGCCCGCCGTCGCCGACCCCGCGACGGACAGCGCGACGGAAGACGCCGCCGACGCTGACGCTCCCGCGCCGGCGAACGAGACGTCCGCCGAGGCCGCCCCCGCGCCGGACACCGCTGACGAGACGTCCACCGCCGAGAAGCCCACCGCCGAGGTGCCCGAAGCGGAGAAGACGGCCGAGGTCGCGGCATCCGAAGCCCCCGCCGAAGAGACGCCCGCGCCGCAGAAGCCGGAACGCCCGACCGCCGTGTCGCTCGGACTTCTGCCCGAGGTGTTCGTGTCCGCGGTGTCGACGCAGCTGCACTTCTACGCGCCCGAGCCGCTTCCGACGGCCCTGCGCGACGACTCCGACGATCGTGGCTTCCGCGACGATCGTGACGACGAGGCTCCGGTGGAGCGCACCTCCGCGAATGCGCGACGACGCAACCGCCGTCGTGGTGGCGCGGCCGCCTCCAGCGCGGATGACCAGGACGACGCCCCCGCGGCCCCGCCGCGCCAGCGCGCCGTCGAGGTCGTCACCGAGCCGCAGCGCATCAAGGGCTCCACGCGCCTCGAGGCCAAGAAGCAGCGTCGCCGCGATGGTCGCGAGGCCGGCCGTCGCCGCCCCGTCGTGACCGAGGCCGAGTTCCTCGCGCGCCGCGAAGCCGTCGACCGCGTGATGGTCGTGCGGTCGAAGGCCGGCCGCATCCAGATCGCCGTCCTCGAGGACAACGTGCTGGTCGAGCACTACGTCGCCCGCAACCAGGACGCGTCGCTCATCGGCAACGTCTACCTCGGCCGTGTGCAGAACGTGCTCCCGAGCATGGAGGCCGCGTTCGTCGACATCGGTCGCGGGCGCAACGCGGTGCTGTACTCCGGCGAGGTCGACTGGGACGGCATCGACACCGGCAACCAGCCGCGCCGCATCGAGCTCGCGCTGAAGTCGGGCGACCGCGTCCTGGTCCAGGTGACCAAAGACCCGGTGGGCCACAAGGGTGCACGCCTCACGAGCCAGATCTCGCTCCCGGGACGCTACCTCGTCTACGTGCCGAACGGCACCATGAACGGGATCTCGCGCAAGCTCCCCGACACCGAGCGCGCCCGCCTCAAGAAGATCCTCAAAGAGGTCCTGCCCGAGTCGTCGGGCGTGATCGTCCGCACCGCGGCAGAGGGGGCCACCGAGGAGCAGTTGACGCGTGACGTCCAGCGCCTCACCTCGCAGTGGGAGCACGTCAGCAGCCAGCTGCAGACGATCCAGGCGCCCGCGCTGCTGCACTCCGAGCCCGACCTGCTCGTCAAGATCGTCCGCGACGTCTTCAACGAAGACTTCACGCGCATGCTGATCCAGGGCGACGAGGCGCTGCAGACGATCTCGAACTACCTCGCGGGGGTCGCCCCCGACCTGCTCGAGCGCGTCGAGAAGTACGAGGGCGAGCAGGACCCGTTCGATGCCTTCCGCGTGACGGAGCAGATCGAGAAGGCCCTCGACCGCAAGGTCTGGCTGCCCTCCGGCGGTTCGCTCGTGATCGACCGCACCGAGGCGATGACCGTCGTCGACGTCAACACCGGCAAGTTCGTCGGTTCGGGCGGAAACCTCGAAGAGACGGTCACGAAGAACAACCTCGAAGCGGCCGAAGAGATCGTGCGCCAGCTGCGACTGCGCGACATCGGCGGCATCATCGTCGTCGACTTCATTGACATGGTGCTCGAGTCCAACCGCGATCTCGTGCTCCGTCGTCTCATCGAGTGCTTGAGCCGCGACCGCACGAAGCACCAGGTCGCCGAGGTCACCTCGCTCGGCCTCGTGCAGATGACGCGCAAGAAGCTCGGCCTCGGCCTTCTCGAGACCTTCAGCGAGGCCTGCGAGGTCTGCGCCGGACGTGGCGTCGTCGTGCATCACGACCCCGTCGTCCGCCACCGCACCGGCACGAACGGCAACGGGAACGGCACCGGCGGCTCGAACAACCGTCGGACGCGCGGCGGAAACGGCAACGGAAACGCCTCCTCGAACGGCTCGAACAACGGCAACGGTGCTCCGGCCGGCAACGGGGGAGCAGCAGCGGCCGCCGGCGGCACGCACGTGATCACCGAGGGCGTGAAGTCCGCGCTCGCTCAGATCGCGGCATCCACGATCCACCCCACCGTCGAGGACCCGGCGATCGTCGAAGCGGCCGTGGTCGCGTCGGTCGAAGCCGTCCTGGATGCCAAGGTCGAGGCGCCCGTGCGCGAGAAGCGTCCGCGCAAGAAGCGTGAGCCGAAGACCCCGCGTACCGAGAAGGACGCGCTGCTCGAGTCGGTGCTCGAAGCCCTCCCGGAGCCGAAGGCCCCCGGTCAGGGACGCTCGCGCCGCCGCGTCACCACGGCCGCCCTCACCGGGACCCCGGTCGACGCCCAGCCGTCGTCGGACTGA
- the nadD gene encoding nicotinate-nucleotide adenylyltransferase produces the protein MSVTRAPRIGVMGGTFDPIHHGHLVAASEVAQSFDLDEVVFVPTGRPWQKDEVTASEHRYLMTVIATASNPQFTVSRVDIDRDGPTYTIDTLRDLKRQRPGADLFFITGADAVAQILSWRNHQELWDLAHFVAVSRPGHVLTTEGLPTEDVSQLEIPALSISSTDCRARVRRGHPVWYLVPDGVVQYIAKHHLYRSNA, from the coding sequence ATGTCGGTGACGCGAGCCCCTCGCATCGGGGTCATGGGTGGGACGTTCGATCCCATCCATCACGGTCACCTGGTGGCGGCGAGCGAGGTCGCGCAGTCCTTCGACCTCGATGAGGTCGTCTTCGTGCCCACGGGCCGCCCGTGGCAGAAGGACGAGGTCACGGCGAGCGAACACCGCTACCTCATGACGGTGATCGCGACCGCCTCGAACCCGCAGTTCACCGTGAGCCGGGTCGACATCGATCGCGACGGCCCGACGTACACCATCGACACGCTGCGTGATCTGAAGAGGCAGCGCCCCGGCGCCGACCTGTTCTTCATCACCGGCGCCGACGCGGTCGCACAGATCCTCAGCTGGCGCAATCACCAGGAACTGTGGGATCTGGCGCACTTCGTCGCCGTCTCCCGCCCGGGACACGTCCTGACCACCGAGGGACTCCCCACCGAAGATGTGAGTCAGCTCGAGATCCCGGCCCTGTCGATCTCATCCACAGACTGCCGCGCCCGTGTGCGCCGAGGACACCCGGTGTGGTACCTCGTGCCCGACGGTGTCGTGCAGTACATCGCGAAGCACCACCTCTACCGGAGTAACGCATGA
- a CDS encoding DUF4031 domain-containing protein, with translation MAILIDDPQWPAHGRLWAHLVSDSDLEELHAFAAAAGIPARAFDLDHYDVPDERHADLVAAGAEHVGGRELVRRLRASGLRITARERRGRG, from the coding sequence ATGGCGATCCTGATCGACGACCCGCAGTGGCCCGCGCACGGACGACTGTGGGCGCACCTCGTCAGCGACAGTGATCTCGAGGAGCTGCACGCCTTCGCCGCGGCCGCCGGGATCCCGGCTCGCGCGTTCGATCTCGATCACTACGACGTTCCCGACGAGCGCCACGCCGATCTCGTCGCCGCCGGCGCGGAACACGTCGGCGGGCGCGAGCTCGTCCGTCGTCTCCGCGCCTCGGGCCTACGCATCACCGCCCGCGAACGCCGCGGACGCGGGTGA
- a CDS encoding glutamate-5-semialdehyde dehydrogenase produces MTTIAVSVEERLRLAKDAARQIGLLDAAAKTSLLNAIADALDAATDDIVLANADDLERGRANAIGDALLDRLRLDAGRVAALAAAVRDVAVLPDPVGRVLDRRTLPNGLALEKVAVPFGVVGSIYEARPNVTVDIAALALRSGNAVVLRGGSAAQSSNAALVTVMRGALASQGVSPEAVQTVDDFGRDGARALMNARGLVDVLVPRGSASLIETVVTESTVPVIETGAGVVHVYLDETARADWAREIVLNAKTQRPSVCNSVETVLVHRAAADRLLPELLVSLAEAGVSVHGDSTVAGYDPRVVAATDADWAAEYLSLDLAVRVVDDLDAALDHIRRYSTHHTESIITDDDTAAQRFLAEVDSAVVLVNASTRFTDGGEFGFGAEVGISTQKLHARGPMGLAELTSTKWLGRGDGQVRV; encoded by the coding sequence ATGACCACGATCGCCGTCTCCGTCGAGGAGCGCCTGCGTCTGGCGAAGGACGCGGCGCGACAGATCGGCCTGCTCGACGCCGCCGCGAAGACGTCCCTCCTGAACGCGATCGCCGACGCCCTCGACGCCGCGACCGATGACATCGTGCTCGCGAACGCCGACGACCTCGAGCGTGGTCGGGCGAACGCGATCGGCGACGCCCTTCTGGACCGTTTGCGCCTCGACGCGGGCCGCGTCGCCGCGCTGGCCGCAGCCGTCCGCGACGTCGCCGTGCTGCCCGACCCGGTCGGGCGGGTCCTCGATCGCCGCACCCTTCCGAACGGGCTCGCACTCGAGAAGGTCGCCGTGCCGTTCGGCGTGGTCGGCTCGATCTACGAGGCCCGACCCAACGTCACGGTCGACATCGCCGCTCTCGCCCTTCGATCGGGCAACGCCGTGGTGCTCCGGGGTGGCTCGGCCGCGCAGAGCTCCAACGCGGCACTCGTGACGGTCATGCGCGGGGCGCTCGCCTCGCAGGGTGTCTCGCCCGAGGCCGTGCAGACCGTCGATGACTTCGGTCGTGACGGCGCGCGCGCTCTGATGAACGCCCGTGGGCTCGTCGACGTGCTCGTCCCGCGGGGGAGCGCGTCGCTCATCGAGACGGTCGTCACCGAGTCGACCGTCCCCGTCATCGAGACGGGCGCGGGCGTCGTCCACGTCTACCTCGATGAGACGGCGCGTGCCGACTGGGCGCGCGAGATCGTCCTGAACGCCAAGACCCAGCGACCGAGCGTCTGCAACTCCGTCGAGACGGTGCTGGTGCACCGCGCGGCGGCCGACCGTCTGCTGCCCGAGCTGCTGGTCTCGCTCGCCGAGGCCGGGGTCAGCGTGCACGGCGACTCGACGGTCGCGGGCTACGACCCGCGCGTCGTCGCGGCCACCGACGCCGACTGGGCGGCCGAGTACCTCAGCCTCGACCTGGCGGTGCGCGTCGTGGACGATCTCGACGCCGCCCTCGACCACATCCGGCGCTATTCGACCCATCACACCGAGTCGATCATCACCGACGACGACACCGCGGCGCAGCGCTTCCTCGCCGAGGTCGATTCGGCGGTGGTGCTCGTCAACGCGTCGACCCGCTTCACCGACGGCGGCGAGTTCGGATTCGGTGCCGAGGTCGGGATCTCCACCCAGAAACTTCACGCGCGCGGCCCGATGGGTCTCGCCGAGCTCACGAGCACCAAGTGGCTCGGGCGCGGCGACGGACAGGTCCGCGTCTAA
- the rplU gene encoding 50S ribosomal protein L21 — MVYAVVRAGGRQEKVEVGTIVVLDRQAAKIGESIQLPAVLFVDGDAVTTDADKLAKVSVTAEVLGEERGPKIVIQKFKNKTGYKKRQGHRQDLTRVKITGIK; from the coding sequence GTGGTCTACGCAGTTGTGCGCGCCGGCGGCCGGCAGGAAAAGGTGGAGGTCGGCACGATCGTCGTGCTCGACCGCCAGGCGGCGAAGATCGGCGAGAGCATCCAGCTGCCCGCCGTCCTGTTCGTCGACGGCGACGCCGTCACGACCGACGCCGACAAGCTCGCGAAGGTCTCGGTCACGGCCGAGGTCCTCGGTGAGGAGCGCGGTCCGAAGATCGTGATCCAGAAGTTCAAGAACAAGACCGGCTACAAGAAGCGCCAGGGCCACCGTCAGGACCTCACGCGCGTCAAGATCACCGGCATCAAGTAA
- the rpmA gene encoding 50S ribosomal protein L27, with amino-acid sequence MAHKKGASSTRNGRDSNAQRLGVKRFGGQAVNAGEILVRQRGTHFHPGANVGRGGDDTLFALAAGAVEFGNKGGRKVVNIVAAAE; translated from the coding sequence ATGGCACACAAAAAGGGCGCAAGCTCCACCCGTAACGGTCGTGACTCCAACGCACAGCGCCTCGGCGTGAAGCGCTTCGGCGGCCAGGCCGTCAACGCCGGCGAGATCCTCGTCCGCCAGCGCGGCACGCACTTCCACCCCGGCGCCAACGTCGGCCGTGGAGGCGACGACACGCTCTTCGCTCTCGCCGCCGGTGCGGTCGAGTTCGGCAACAAGGGCGGCCGCAAGGTCGTCAACATCGTCGCCGCAGCGGAGTAA
- a CDS encoding 3-methyladenine DNA glycosylase yields MTALLVDTVLGRDEWTAAAEAHAARADALTAEHRARASRAQKHPVEDFLFTYYSYKPAILRRWHPGHGVVLDDADERVGWRWYRREGSGVRVDAEAFRIERGSLYRGIVNLLRATLHRPAQFGCFGLHEWAMAYRVDEVRHDVPLRLGRDGTDAVVDAHDLRCSHFDAFRFFSPDAVPRNREPLSRETQTDREQPGCLHAGMDVYKWAVKLGPLVPGPLLLDAFELARDIRTLDMEASPYDLRAWGYSPVAIETAEGKAQYVARQRALSDRAQGLRRAVLTSVGAAGDTPGGADFLPLDRV; encoded by the coding sequence ATGACCGCGCTGCTCGTCGACACGGTCCTCGGTCGTGACGAATGGACGGCGGCGGCCGAGGCGCACGCGGCTCGCGCCGACGCCCTGACGGCGGAGCACCGCGCGCGGGCGAGCCGCGCGCAGAAGCATCCCGTCGAGGACTTCCTCTTCACCTACTACTCGTACAAGCCGGCGATCCTCCGGCGGTGGCACCCGGGCCACGGGGTCGTGCTCGACGACGCCGACGAGCGCGTCGGCTGGCGCTGGTACCGCCGCGAGGGCAGCGGGGTGCGGGTGGATGCCGAGGCCTTCCGGATCGAGCGCGGATCGCTGTACCGCGGCATCGTGAACCTCCTCCGCGCGACGCTGCACCGGCCCGCGCAGTTCGGCTGCTTCGGCCTTCACGAATGGGCGATGGCGTACCGCGTCGACGAGGTGCGCCACGACGTCCCGTTGCGACTGGGGAGGGACGGGACGGATGCCGTCGTCGACGCGCACGATCTCCGCTGCAGCCACTTCGACGCCTTCCGCTTCTTCTCGCCCGACGCCGTGCCGCGCAACCGCGAGCCACTGTCGCGCGAGACCCAGACGGATCGCGAACAGCCCGGCTGCCTGCACGCGGGAATGGACGTGTACAAGTGGGCCGTGAAGCTCGGACCCCTCGTCCCCGGGCCCCTCCTCCTCGACGCTTTCGAACTGGCGCGTGACATCCGGACGCTCGATATGGAGGCATCCCCGTACGACCTCCGCGCCTGGGGGTACTCGCCCGTCGCCATCGAGACGGCGGAGGGCAAGGCGCAGTACGTCGCCCGTCAGCGCGCCCTGAGCGACCGTGCGCAGGGTCTTCGACGCGCTGTGCTGACGTCCGTCGGAGCCGCAGGCGACACGCCCGGCGGCGCCGATTTCTTGCCACTCGATCGCGTGTAG
- the proB gene encoding glutamate 5-kinase: MTAATRADIPRAARVVVKVGSSSISGDGAHRIDTIVEALSRAHAGGVEVVLVSSGAIATALPLLALDGRPNDLATQQAAAAVGQNVLMWRYQTSLDRFGLLAGQVLLTAGDLENATPRSNARRAMERLLGLGILPIVNENDTVATHEIRFGDNDRLAALVAQLIGADALVLLSDIACLYTAPPNEPGARPITDVAWGDDLSAFEFGAGVVNGVGTGGAATKVSAAKLASTAGVGVLVTSADLVADALAGESVGTWFAPNPDAVTLSTGPIGAVAATVD, encoded by the coding sequence GTGACGGCCGCGACTCGCGCCGATATCCCGCGCGCCGCGCGCGTCGTCGTCAAGGTCGGCTCGTCGTCCATCAGCGGTGACGGCGCGCATCGCATCGACACGATCGTCGAGGCCCTGTCTCGCGCTCATGCGGGTGGCGTCGAGGTCGTGCTGGTGTCGTCCGGCGCCATCGCCACAGCCCTGCCGTTGCTCGCCCTCGACGGCCGACCGAACGACCTCGCGACGCAGCAGGCGGCCGCCGCCGTGGGTCAGAACGTCCTGATGTGGCGCTACCAGACGTCTCTGGACCGTTTCGGGCTCCTCGCCGGCCAGGTCCTGCTCACGGCCGGCGACCTCGAGAACGCCACCCCACGATCCAACGCGCGTCGCGCCATGGAGCGGCTTCTGGGGCTCGGCATCCTGCCCATCGTCAACGAGAACGACACCGTCGCCACGCACGAGATCCGCTTCGGAGACAACGACCGGCTCGCCGCCCTCGTGGCACAGCTGATCGGGGCCGACGCGCTCGTGCTGCTGAGCGATATCGCGTGCCTGTACACCGCCCCGCCGAACGAACCCGGCGCTCGCCCCATCACCGACGTGGCCTGGGGTGATGACCTTTCCGCCTTCGAGTTCGGGGCGGGTGTTGTGAACGGGGTCGGCACCGGGGGAGCGGCGACCAAGGTCTCGGCGGCGAAGCTCGCGTCGACGGCCGGTGTCGGCGTCCTCGTGACCAGCGCCGATCTCGTCGCCGACGCCCTCGCCGGCGAGTCGGTGGGGACGTGGTTCGCTCCGAATCCGGATGCCGTCACCCTGTCGACCGGTCCGATCGGCGCCGTCGCCGCGACGGTAGACTGA
- the obgE gene encoding GTPase ObgE: MVTFVDRVTLHLRAGKGGNGCVSVRREKFKPLAGPDGGNGGHGGDVVLVADPQTTTLLSYHHSPHRSAGNGGFGMGDHRSGAMGEDQELPVPLGTVVKDTDGTVLVDMLTPGMRFVVAPGGLGGLGNAALASPKRKAPGFALLGTPGWEGDVVLELKTVADVALVGFPSAGKSSLIAAVSAARPKIADYPFTTLHPNLGVVQAGDVRFTIADVPGLIEGASEGKGLGLEFLRHVERCTALVHVLDCATLDPGRDPLSDLDVILAELGAYPVPEGQLPLLERPQIIALNKVDVPEAHELADFVRPDLEARGFRVFEISTVSRAGLRELTFALADIVEQHRVATIDDAPAERIVIRPKGAEKDFEIKVEGGTYGPVYRILGDKPVKWVQQTDFQNEEAVGYLADRLARLGVEDGLFRAGAVAGATVVIGPGDGIVFDWEPTLTSAAELMTAPRGTDPRLVQNPRRTSSERREQYHERMDAKAEARAELEAERRAARAAGIDPDGDSSALLDEADER, from the coding sequence ATGGTCACCTTCGTCGACCGCGTCACTCTCCACCTGCGTGCGGGCAAGGGCGGCAACGGCTGCGTGTCGGTGCGCCGCGAGAAGTTCAAGCCGCTGGCCGGTCCCGACGGTGGCAACGGCGGGCACGGCGGCGACGTCGTCCTCGTCGCCGACCCGCAGACGACCACCCTGCTCTCGTACCACCACTCGCCGCACCGCTCCGCGGGCAACGGCGGATTCGGGATGGGCGACCACCGCTCCGGCGCCATGGGAGAAGACCAGGAGCTCCCCGTCCCGCTCGGCACGGTCGTGAAAGACACCGACGGCACCGTTCTCGTCGACATGCTCACCCCCGGCATGCGCTTCGTCGTCGCGCCGGGTGGTCTGGGCGGGCTCGGCAACGCCGCGCTGGCCTCGCCCAAGCGCAAGGCGCCCGGCTTCGCGCTACTCGGGACACCGGGGTGGGAGGGCGATGTCGTCCTCGAGCTCAAGACCGTCGCCGACGTCGCCCTCGTCGGCTTCCCCTCGGCCGGAAAGTCGAGCCTCATCGCCGCCGTGTCGGCCGCGCGCCCCAAGATCGCCGACTACCCGTTCACGACGTTGCACCCGAACCTCGGCGTCGTGCAGGCGGGCGACGTGCGGTTCACGATCGCAGACGTACCCGGGCTCATCGAGGGTGCGAGCGAGGGCAAGGGCCTCGGCCTGGAGTTCCTGCGCCACGTCGAACGCTGCACCGCTCTCGTGCACGTCCTCGACTGCGCGACCCTCGACCCGGGTCGTGATCCGCTGAGCGACCTCGACGTGATCCTCGCCGAGCTGGGCGCCTATCCGGTCCCCGAGGGGCAGCTGCCGCTCCTGGAGCGCCCGCAGATCATCGCCCTGAACAAGGTCGATGTCCCCGAGGCTCACGAACTCGCCGACTTCGTCCGCCCTGACCTCGAAGCCCGTGGATTCCGCGTGTTCGAGATCTCCACGGTGAGCCGCGCCGGCCTGCGCGAGCTCACCTTCGCCCTCGCCGACATCGTCGAGCAGCACCGCGTGGCGACGATCGACGACGCCCCGGCTGAGCGCATCGTCATCCGTCCGAAGGGTGCCGAGAAGGACTTCGAGATCAAGGTCGAGGGCGGCACCTACGGTCCGGTCTACCGGATCCTCGGCGACAAGCCCGTCAAGTGGGTGCAGCAGACCGACTTCCAGAACGAAGAAGCCGTGGGCTATCTCGCCGACCGTCTCGCGCGCCTGGGCGTCGAGGACGGTCTGTTCCGCGCCGGCGCCGTCGCGGGTGCGACCGTCGTCATCGGCCCCGGCGACGGCATCGTGTTCGACTGGGAGCCCACGCTCACCTCGGCCGCCGAGCTCATGACCGCGCCCCGCGGCACCGACCCGCGTCTCGTGCAGAACCCGCGCCGAACGTCGTCCGAGCGTCGTGAGCAGTATCACGAGCGAATGGATGCCAAGGCCGAGGCGCGCGCCGAACTCGAAGCCGAGCGCCGGGCGGCGCGCGCCGCGGGGATCGACCCGGACGGCGACTCCTCAGCTCTCCTGGACGAGGCGGACGAACGGTGA
- a CDS encoding ATP-binding protein, whose amino-acid sequence MACRGSGVRVPSGPPRESLRFGGGFLRSFGLFDHGVRSDRPRAPVRQIRRTSTDPDGFAFGIRIRWRSPVPRTPRSHRGAPSRRVGHERAGHRRREADRDPDAGSLGIRIRSGQRDATDDSGENLDDEDLSRMGTRFWRAGRDSSRAGTGLGLAIVVQLLRAADGRMELARSPLGGLSVRLVWRRT is encoded by the coding sequence ATGGCATGCAGGGGGTCAGGGGTTCGAGTCCCCTCAGGTCCACCCAGAGAAAGCCTCCGCTTCGGCGGGGGCTTTCTTCGTTCCTTCGGGCTGTTCGATCACGGTGTTCGATCGGACCGCCCTCGCGCGCCGGTGCGCCAGATCCGGAGAACGTCAACGGATCCGGACGGTTTCGCGTTCGGCATCCGTATCCGGTGGCGATCTCCGGTTCCGCGCACGCCCCGCTCGCACCGTGGGGCTCCTTCTCGACGCGTCGGGCACGAGCGTGCGGGGCACCGCCGTCGCGAGGCAGACAGGGATCCGGATGCCGGGAGCCTCGGCATCCGGATCCGTTCGGGTCAGCGCGACGCGACCGACGACTCCGGCGAGAATCTCGACGACGAGGATCTGTCCCGCATGGGCACGCGGTTCTGGCGTGCGGGACGGGACTCGTCGCGCGCCGGTACCGGGCTGGGCCTCGCGATCGTGGTGCAGCTCCTGCGAGCCGCCGACGGGCGGATGGAACTCGCGCGTTCCCCGCTCGGCGGTCTGTCGGTCCGCCTGGTCTGGAGGCGGACGTGA
- a CDS encoding TAXI family TRAP transporter solute-binding subunit produces MTAVSRRGFLCASAVLGAIALAGCAPTGIPVVRLGCGEAGGSYLQFGELLREAAGAEAGITVLATQGSVENLALLGDQEIDLALSLADAAAEARGRDAFVAIGRVHQNYLQCVVRAHDGPRSLPELAGRVVSLGAPGSGAAATARRVLDAAGLGPGDRGPLTVERSFRDAVADLDQGRIDALFWSGGIPTPQIADLAERTPIAVLDITTVLPELRRRSPDAYVATTIPAGVYGASAPIRAIGVATLLVAREDLDDLVVERLVDVLIDDAAALVPPGALGIQYLTPASLIDTLPLALHPAAERRYRQRYG; encoded by the coding sequence GTGACGGCGGTCAGCCGGCGCGGCTTCCTCTGTGCGAGCGCCGTACTCGGCGCGATCGCTCTCGCCGGATGCGCCCCCACGGGTATCCCGGTCGTCCGGCTCGGCTGCGGTGAAGCGGGCGGCAGCTACCTCCAGTTCGGGGAGCTGCTGAGGGAGGCAGCCGGTGCCGAGGCGGGGATCACCGTGCTCGCCACGCAGGGGAGCGTCGAGAACCTCGCCCTGCTCGGCGATCAGGAGATCGACCTCGCGCTGTCGCTGGCGGATGCCGCCGCGGAGGCCCGCGGACGCGATGCCTTCGTCGCGATCGGACGCGTGCACCAGAACTACCTCCAATGCGTGGTCCGCGCACACGACGGCCCCCGCTCGCTCCCGGAGCTCGCCGGGCGCGTCGTCTCGCTGGGCGCCCCCGGATCAGGAGCCGCTGCGACGGCGCGTCGGGTTCTGGATGCCGCGGGCCTCGGCCCGGGCGATCGGGGGCCCCTCACCGTCGAGAGGTCTTTCCGGGATGCCGTGGCCGACCTCGACCAGGGCCGCATCGACGCCCTGTTCTGGTCGGGGGGAATCCCGACGCCCCAGATCGCCGACCTCGCGGAGCGAACGCCGATTGCCGTCCTCGACATCACCACGGTGCTGCCTGAGTTGCGTCGCCGCTCCCCCGATGCCTATGTCGCGACGACGATCCCGGCGGGTGTGTACGGTGCGTCGGCACCTATCCGGGCGATCGGGGTGGCGACTCTTCTCGTCGCGCGTGAGGATCTCGATGATCTCGTGGTCGAGCGACTCGTCGACGTGCTGATCGATGACGCCGCCGCTCTCGTGCCTCCTGGCGCTCTCGGCATCCAGTACCTGACCCCGGCGAGCCTCATCGATACCCTCCCCCTCGCCCTGCACCCGGCCGCCGAACGCCGATATCGTCAGCGCTACGGATGA
- the rsfS gene encoding ribosome silencing factor, with amino-acid sequence MTATQNGREMAQIAALAADSKSGEDLVALDVSEPLPLVDIFLLVTGRNERNVAAIADEIEEKLLEAGHKRLRREGRQESRWVLLDFGDLVVHVFHEEERVYYGLERLWKDCPVIPLELPSPATAD; translated from the coding sequence ATGACCGCGACCCAGAACGGCCGCGAGATGGCACAGATCGCCGCTCTCGCCGCCGACAGCAAGTCGGGCGAGGACCTCGTCGCCCTGGACGTCTCGGAGCCCCTGCCGCTCGTCGACATCTTCCTGCTCGTGACGGGCCGCAACGAGCGCAACGTCGCGGCCATCGCCGACGAGATCGAAGAGAAGCTCCTCGAGGCGGGTCACAAGCGCCTTCGGCGCGAGGGGCGCCAGGAGTCACGCTGGGTCCTGCTCGATTTCGGCGACCTCGTCGTGCACGTCTTCCACGAGGAGGAGCGCGTCTACTACGGCCTCGAGCGCCTCTGGAAGGACTGCCCCGTCATTCCTCTCGAGCTGCCGAGCCCGGCCACGGCGGACTGA